The following proteins are encoded in a genomic region of Saccharopolyspora antimicrobica:
- a CDS encoding NUDIX domain-containing protein, with protein MEQTSSREVYANPWMSVREDGVRRADGSEGIYGVVDKPGYALVIPLDGDRLHLVEQYRYPLGLRRWEFPQGTAPDRLDVPPAELAARELREETGLRAANLVDLGTLDVAPGMSSQRGRVFLATGLSSGAHEREHEEQDMRAAWFSREEFEKMVAADEITDAQSIAAYALLLLHERRNPA; from the coding sequence ATGGAGCAGACGAGCAGCCGCGAGGTGTACGCGAATCCGTGGATGTCGGTGCGCGAGGACGGGGTGCGCCGGGCCGACGGTTCCGAGGGGATCTACGGGGTGGTCGACAAGCCCGGCTACGCGCTGGTGATCCCGCTCGACGGGGACCGGCTCCACCTGGTCGAGCAGTACCGCTACCCGCTGGGCCTGCGCCGCTGGGAGTTCCCGCAGGGCACCGCACCGGACCGGCTCGACGTCCCGCCCGCCGAGCTCGCCGCCCGCGAGCTGCGGGAGGAGACGGGCCTGCGGGCGGCGAACCTGGTCGACCTGGGCACCCTGGACGTCGCACCGGGCATGTCCAGCCAGCGCGGGCGCGTGTTCCTGGCGACCGGGCTGTCCTCCGGTGCGCACGAACGCGAGCACGAGGAGCAAGACATGCGCGCCGCGTGGTTCTCGCGCGAGGAGTTCGAGAAGATGGTCGCCGCCGACGAGATCACCGACGCCCAGTCGATCGCCGCCTACGCGCTCCTGCTCCTGCACGAACGCCGGAACCCGGCCTGA
- the ehuA gene encoding ectoine/hydroxyectoine ABC transporter ATP-binding protein EhuA — MIRFDRVVKRFGDNVVLDELDFAVRPGERVTLIGPSGSGKTTILRLLMTLERVDGGTIHVGDECLTHVRRGERLVPADEKHLRKVRKRIGMVFQQFNLFPNMRVLRNVTEAPVRVLGLPVAEAQQRARELLEVVGLADKLDAYPTQLSGGQQQRVAIARALAMHPDVLLLDEITSALDPELAAEVLDVLRDLARTSDITMLCVTHAMKFARDVSHRVLMFDQGRILEDKPPQELFERPEHERTRRFLRSVLEEA, encoded by the coding sequence ATGATTCGCTTCGACCGGGTCGTGAAGCGGTTCGGTGACAACGTGGTGCTCGACGAGCTCGACTTCGCCGTTCGGCCAGGGGAGCGCGTGACCTTGATCGGGCCGAGCGGATCGGGCAAGACGACGATCCTGCGGCTGCTGATGACCCTGGAGCGGGTCGACGGCGGCACCATCCACGTCGGTGACGAATGCCTGACGCACGTGCGCCGGGGCGAACGCCTGGTGCCTGCTGACGAGAAGCACCTGCGCAAGGTGCGCAAGCGCATCGGCATGGTGTTCCAGCAGTTCAACCTCTTCCCCAACATGCGGGTGCTGCGCAACGTCACCGAAGCGCCGGTGCGCGTGCTGGGCCTGCCGGTGGCGGAAGCGCAGCAGCGGGCGCGAGAACTGCTGGAGGTGGTGGGCCTGGCGGACAAGCTGGACGCCTACCCGACGCAGCTGTCCGGCGGCCAGCAGCAGCGGGTGGCGATCGCCCGCGCGTTGGCGATGCACCCGGACGTGCTGCTGCTGGACGAGATCACCTCCGCGCTGGACCCGGAGTTGGCCGCCGAGGTCCTCGACGTGCTGCGCGATCTGGCGCGCACCAGCGACATCACGATGCTGTGCGTGACGCACGCGATGAAGTTCGCCCGCGACGTCTCGCACCGGGTGCTGATGTTCGACCAGGGGCGGATCCTGGAGGACAAACCACCGCAGGAGCTGTTCGAGCGCCCGGAGCACGAGCGGACCCGCCGGTTCCTGCGGTCGGTGCTGGAGGAGGCCTGA